One genomic window of Leptospira paudalimensis includes the following:
- a CDS encoding helix-turn-helix domain-containing protein — MKFEDFLIKIGSNIRELRLQKGFNQEDLDSGDYPVPVRTLQEIEAGRANLTMKSVYKIAKHLKVQPKDIIDV, encoded by the coding sequence GTGAAGTTTGAAGATTTTTTGATAAAAATTGGAAGTAATATTCGAGAGCTAAGGCTCCAAAAAGGTTTTAATCAGGAAGATTTAGATTCTGGAGATTATCCAGTTCCAGTAAGGACTTTACAGGAAATTGAGGCTGGAAGGGCTAATTTAACCATGAAATCGGTATATAAAATTGCAAAACATCTTAAAGTCCAACCTAAAGATATTATTGATGTATGA
- a CDS encoding DUF2085 domain-containing protein, with the protein MCHQLSERSFYYKGSQFPVCARCTGVIIGQIFALLSIIIQPIRFGFIAYISLMLPALIDWSLQEFIQIKSNNFRRIVTGSFLGFGYVMTCVVLVSFAFNFKKN; encoded by the coding sequence ATGTGTCACCAACTTTCAGAAAGGAGCTTTTACTATAAAGGTTCGCAATTCCCTGTATGTGCCAGATGCACTGGAGTAATTATAGGGCAAATATTTGCTCTATTAAGTATAATTATTCAGCCAATAAGGTTTGGGTTCATAGCTTACATATCGTTAATGCTTCCTGCATTGATTGATTGGTCACTTCAAGAATTTATTCAAATTAAATCGAATAATTTTCGTAGGATTGTAACTGGATCATTTTTAGGCTTTGGATATGTAATGACATGTGTAGTCTTAGTTTCTTTCGCTTTTAATTTTAAAAAAAATTGA
- a CDS encoding bifunctional DNA primase/polymerase — protein sequence MTFQEELTQNGDLSPYIGELAKIKDKLLFVPVKNEAKHHFLANWEASGRFGEGKRVSDLDQGQILEMVEGAEVQNWGLVIGRCENLFVIDIDNYDLTIRKLETLSKISKSFADKYEKYKELISQTYTIKSQSGGRHHYFLFEGVGEYKRSLKKNILVAEHLDGNQNLISEYESIIGGANPSVIDTDFLIGKQLVLLPFSVIEDPITGKRKSYSIENNFEVKKLTIEEFGALLLFFNGVKKKEEKRDRVKKLKEPTPKIKKIKLENSLGSKVAIKLHSRKWYELTDAELETYDREIKFISHLRLLQGWQDNGLVISREFEVLTNKSLSEAELKEGCGGRRTPVECSWIRKLFFFGVSRKSIVKFARDNFNIYTHSYSDPSFIESFYDKLEDGKEVYSGIDMDLYESIQLIHQFDLKRLFGGSQSSCRIVLESLYSLGILNSNYKLKFLSNGILSIASRVVISEKTVRKAFRRLIESEVIHVSYAKKDGKNQYINQVRLLSKDELETKLLELCDKDSRGILTPFTIESRIPLHKLKGVGKTGEEIYLRIKSIGEVKASDIYSILPNITNKNKIKVIKRRVKLLWDYGFLVLNSNATLSVSDKPMSDCVKIIETENIERKRKLISDPIDKQFERLMHVKKSWKVQKKVNKINDLNMEILNRFVVSKEEIIQLRSKLLDLMSNFTQETEYDPYYIFKFDPAEPLFQIHQSLDILKKLPETESVM from the coding sequence ATGACGTTTCAAGAAGAATTAACTCAGAATGGAGATTTAAGCCCATACATAGGTGAGCTAGCAAAAATAAAGGACAAACTTCTTTTTGTGCCAGTAAAGAATGAGGCAAAACACCACTTTCTAGCCAATTGGGAAGCTTCTGGTAGGTTTGGTGAAGGTAAGAGGGTATCGGACCTCGACCAAGGGCAAATACTCGAGATGGTTGAAGGAGCCGAGGTTCAAAATTGGGGGTTAGTCATCGGTAGATGTGAGAATCTCTTTGTAATTGATATAGACAATTATGACCTGACTATTAGGAAACTAGAAACTCTATCAAAAATTTCCAAATCTTTTGCTGATAAATATGAAAAATATAAAGAGTTAATTTCTCAAACCTACACAATTAAGAGTCAATCTGGTGGAAGACATCACTACTTTTTATTCGAGGGGGTAGGCGAGTATAAGAGAAGCCTTAAAAAGAACATATTAGTAGCTGAGCACTTGGATGGGAATCAAAACCTAATTTCTGAATATGAAAGTATAATAGGAGGAGCAAACCCCTCCGTAATCGATACGGATTTCCTTATAGGAAAACAATTGGTTTTGCTACCATTTTCGGTTATCGAAGACCCAATAACAGGAAAAAGAAAATCTTACTCTATCGAAAATAATTTCGAAGTAAAAAAGCTAACCATTGAAGAGTTTGGTGCGTTGCTTCTATTTTTTAATGGGGTGAAAAAAAAGGAAGAGAAGAGAGATCGAGTTAAAAAACTTAAAGAACCTACACCTAAAATTAAAAAAATTAAATTAGAAAACTCGTTAGGTTCGAAAGTAGCAATCAAATTGCATTCACGAAAATGGTATGAGTTAACTGATGCTGAATTGGAAACATATGATCGAGAAATCAAATTCATTAGTCATCTTAGGTTATTGCAAGGTTGGCAGGATAATGGATTGGTTATATCAAGAGAATTCGAAGTTTTAACGAACAAGTCACTTAGCGAAGCAGAATTGAAGGAAGGATGCGGAGGAAGAAGGACTCCAGTTGAATGCAGTTGGATAAGGAAGCTTTTCTTTTTTGGCGTAAGCCGAAAATCTATAGTAAAATTTGCTAGAGACAATTTCAATATATATACACATTCATATTCCGATCCTTCCTTTATTGAATCTTTTTACGATAAGTTAGAGGATGGAAAAGAAGTTTATTCTGGAATAGATATGGATTTGTATGAATCCATTCAATTGATTCATCAGTTTGATCTAAAAAGATTATTCGGTGGTTCCCAATCTTCGTGTCGGATAGTATTGGAATCGTTGTATTCTTTGGGGATACTAAATTCTAATTATAAATTAAAGTTTCTTTCAAATGGAATATTGTCGATTGCTTCCAGGGTAGTCATATCTGAGAAAACCGTTCGCAAGGCTTTTCGCAGGCTTATAGAGAGTGAAGTTATTCATGTTAGTTATGCAAAGAAGGATGGAAAAAATCAATATATTAATCAAGTGAGGCTTTTGAGTAAAGATGAACTGGAAACTAAGTTACTTGAGTTATGTGATAAAGACAGTCGAGGAATATTGACACCCTTTACAATCGAATCGAGAATTCCCTTGCACAAACTTAAAGGTGTCGGCAAAACTGGAGAAGAGATATATCTAAGGATAAAATCAATTGGTGAAGTGAAGGCTTCTGATATTTATTCAATTTTGCCGAATATAACTAATAAGAACAAGATCAAGGTGATAAAGAGGAGGGTAAAACTTTTATGGGACTATGGATTCCTTGTTTTGAATTCAAATGCAACTTTGTCTGTGTCCGATAAACCAATGTCGGATTGCGTAAAAATTATAGAAACCGAGAATATCGAAAGGAAGAGGAAGTTGATCTCTGATCCCATTGATAAACAATTTGAGCGTTTAATGCATGTTAAGAAATCATGGAAGGTGCAAAAAAAAGTAAACAAGATAAATGACCTTAATATGGAAATACTTAACCGCTTTGTAGTTAGTAAAGAAGAGATAATACAATTACGAAGTAAGCTTTTAGATTTAATGTCGAATTTTACTCAAGAAACGGAGTATGACCCTTATTATATTTTCAAATTTGATCCCGCCGAGCCATTGTTTCAGATTCATCAAAGTTTGGATATTTTGAAAAAGCTACCAGAAACGGAATCAGTGATGTAA
- a CDS encoding tyrosine-type recombinase/integrase — protein MAAILKGSVSLPSKPQYRVCVNRFLTWIGNRPINEETLREYFKYLGSFMSPASVRLAKTSIKLWILKTHSKRNELNFRNGIQALFREIKVPKPNVTVSDSKLLSDRDLKLLVRKLPLKYSLILQVLYGTGARVSEVLSIRIANCKNLKTHTESKVIGKGGKEHVLIISKDLFERIGKVFCGKEYLFENSATGKPYTRQLVHRNFKDVGLSALERRVYPHQTRHSRISHLLRQGKPLDAVSRFANHFDPSFTAKVYGQNNLEAKEILNSGII, from the coding sequence ATGGCAGCAATTTTAAAAGGTTCAGTAAGTCTTCCGAGTAAACCTCAATATCGGGTTTGTGTTAATCGATTCCTTACTTGGATTGGAAATCGTCCAATCAACGAAGAAACACTAAGGGAGTATTTCAAATATTTAGGTTCCTTCATGTCTCCTGCGTCAGTTAGGTTAGCAAAGACTTCAATTAAACTCTGGATATTAAAGACTCACTCCAAAAGAAATGAGCTAAACTTCAGAAACGGAATTCAGGCTTTATTTCGTGAAATAAAGGTTCCAAAGCCAAATGTAACGGTCAGTGATTCAAAACTCCTTAGTGATAGGGACCTTAAGCTTTTAGTTAGGAAGCTTCCTCTTAAGTATTCCTTGATTTTACAGGTATTATATGGAACGGGTGCCCGAGTAAGTGAGGTATTATCGATCAGGATTGCAAACTGTAAGAATTTGAAAACCCACACTGAATCCAAAGTGATTGGTAAGGGGGGAAAAGAACATGTATTGATTATATCAAAAGACCTCTTTGAAAGAATAGGGAAGGTTTTCTGTGGAAAAGAGTATCTATTTGAGAACTCTGCGACAGGAAAACCGTATACCAGGCAATTAGTGCACAGGAATTTCAAAGATGTTGGACTAAGTGCATTGGAACGCAGAGTATACCCGCATCAGACCCGCCACAGTCGAATCAGTCATCTTTTACGGCAGGGGAAACCCTTGGACGCAGTATCTAGGTTTGCAAACCATTTTGATCCTTCGTTCACGGCGAAGGTGTATGGGCAGAACAATCTAGAAGCGAAAGAAATTTTAAATTCGGGTATTATTTAA
- a CDS encoding ImmA/IrrE family metallo-endopeptidase, translated as MSQSRFEYYESLKVGANKLREKYEIKLPRVLPGEIKKIMKSEGIKEINYWKDFRDLRGAYIVDDGIPHVVVNKNLRRDQKTFTLAHELKHHLFDRNLGSLYCTNANINEQVEIGAEVFAAELLFPDQLYLYHLNEMGVTRNNFTPAHLVLLKNATDTTLSYAGLAKKAEFLQIAEKGSLCKIKWLKLRDEILGERIYRRSA; from the coding sequence ATGAGTCAATCACGATTTGAATATTATGAATCCTTAAAGGTGGGAGCAAATAAATTACGGGAAAAGTACGAAATTAAATTACCAAGAGTATTACCTGGTGAGATTAAAAAAATAATGAAGTCAGAAGGTATTAAAGAGATAAATTATTGGAAAGATTTTCGTGACTTAAGAGGGGCATATATAGTAGATGATGGGATTCCACACGTTGTAGTTAACAAAAATCTTCGAAGGGATCAAAAAACATTTACTTTGGCACATGAGTTAAAACACCATTTATTTGATCGAAATCTCGGTAGCTTATATTGCACTAATGCAAATATAAATGAACAAGTTGAAATTGGTGCCGAAGTTTTTGCAGCCGAGCTTCTTTTCCCTGATCAACTTTATTTATATCATTTAAATGAGATGGGAGTTACACGAAATAATTTCACACCTGCCCATTTAGTTTTGTTGAAAAATGCAACAGATACTACTTTAAGTTATGCTGGTTTGGCGAAGAAAGCAGAATTTCTTCAGATTGCTGAAAAAGGTAGCTTGTGTAAAATTAAATGGCTAAAACTACGAGATGAAATTTTGGGTGAAAGAATATATAGAAGAAGTGCATAA
- a CDS encoding helix-turn-helix transcriptional regulator, which translates to MSINEIVALKIRELRESSFSGKGISQTELAKKLNKTPNTISRWETGEYKPKIEDLYELAKFFKVSILTFLPGDTVGTDKDQKIDMMFRGMAGLSDNELAEVSNYLEFYFAKKQLNAMQKKSPGRKRKDESITI; encoded by the coding sequence GTGAGCATAAATGAAATAGTTGCCCTTAAAATCCGAGAACTGCGAGAATCTAGCTTTTCTGGAAAAGGAATCTCGCAGACTGAATTAGCAAAAAAGTTAAATAAAACTCCAAATACCATTTCCAGATGGGAAACGGGAGAGTATAAACCGAAAATTGAAGATTTATATGAGTTAGCTAAGTTTTTTAAAGTCTCAATCCTTACATTCCTACCTGGAGACACTGTAGGAACAGATAAAGATCAAAAAATTGATATGATGTTCAGGGGGATGGCAGGACTTTCAGACAATGAGTTAGCCGAAGTTTCAAATTATTTGGAGTTCTATTTCGCAAAAAAGCAGTTAAACGCAATGCAAAAAAAATCTCCAGGGAGAAAGCGAAAAGATGAGTCAATCACGATTTGA
- a CDS encoding ThiF family adenylyltransferase: protein MIIIEKSRIISPDNRLSEHSKEVNSLINVIYEFKEFDLNETRIFQFQELIIEILLVDVKCPSIKSKNSIGILNREPLAIIYIKGLNEHQFRVVPIRENFPEDVLHMNFPFEIIPKTLCLYLESWDEVERSWTPQKFLNRICWWFIKTSEDKLHSNEQELERPYFISEYKLLLPTYYEEEKSFAFANIDKTSKVIRISNTNNFGNCNFLTLEVKPIEHTRVFPAPSNLKLLEEQFQKRSSSVIDILKKEILLRTPSSGFPIQENIKQTFILLKFKRYDSSGNLLAKPDFFAFYIPKAIGELGHLLGILSISPTDPNKYYKIDLLGIENISNNDKLSEIGILPVEIVKPLTQNFATMMSGIEFTEASFDGVLIGVGSLGSTLAEIWSKSGWGRWSLFDNDSIAPHNVFRHLAKEKDIGRKKAELVAELMNQNYSPGNPLVTYTPKRFSPTILAETLSDNKSIDLIVDASASSFLLRDISFSNELPRACSLFFNQIGTGGVLFLEDIERSKRLDFIEASYLRALITEEWGENFLQNNIPMQRVGASCSDLSVVLSYERVILLSSSLSNLLRLKLKSNNARLCILKLNSETGHMDTYEVELFSPKSIEINGWNIFYDSFIEDKLKRLRASNLPKETGGVVIGYTDQKTKSIYIVDITNEPRDSRSSTSGFERGCEGLKEYLDKVKKRTSENCDYIGDWHSHPAGHSSEASLTDLTSLNEFAKVMNSEGMPILMIIVSEDIRFYIK from the coding sequence ATGATAATAATTGAAAAATCTAGAATTATATCTCCAGACAATCGACTTTCTGAGCATTCTAAAGAAGTTAATAGTTTAATTAATGTAATCTATGAATTCAAAGAATTTGACTTAAACGAGACTCGAATTTTTCAATTCCAAGAATTAATAATAGAAATACTTTTGGTTGACGTAAAATGTCCGTCGATCAAAAGCAAAAATTCAATAGGTATATTAAATAGAGAACCTTTGGCAATAATTTATATTAAAGGCTTAAATGAACATCAATTCCGAGTGGTACCAATACGAGAAAACTTCCCAGAAGATGTTTTACACATGAATTTCCCATTTGAAATAATTCCCAAAACTTTATGTCTGTATTTAGAATCTTGGGATGAAGTAGAGCGATCTTGGACTCCACAAAAATTTCTGAATAGAATTTGTTGGTGGTTTATAAAAACTTCAGAAGACAAATTACATTCAAATGAGCAGGAATTAGAACGACCATATTTTATAAGTGAGTATAAGCTACTACTTCCAACATACTATGAAGAAGAAAAATCATTCGCTTTTGCTAATATTGATAAGACATCCAAAGTAATAAGAATTTCAAATACAAATAATTTTGGAAATTGCAATTTCTTAACTCTTGAAGTTAAGCCAATAGAGCATACTAGGGTATTCCCTGCACCATCGAATCTTAAGCTGCTCGAAGAACAATTTCAAAAAAGGTCTTCCTCCGTTATTGATATTCTAAAAAAGGAAATTTTATTGAGAACTCCTTCATCTGGATTTCCAATTCAAGAAAATATCAAACAAACTTTTATACTATTAAAATTTAAGAGATATGATAGTTCAGGGAATTTATTAGCGAAACCTGATTTTTTTGCATTCTATATTCCTAAAGCAATAGGTGAGTTGGGTCACCTGCTTGGAATTTTAAGTATTTCCCCAACAGACCCAAATAAATACTATAAGATTGATCTACTTGGAATCGAAAATATTTCGAATAATGATAAATTATCCGAAATTGGTATTTTACCTGTAGAGATTGTTAAACCATTAACTCAAAATTTTGCCACTATGATGTCAGGCATTGAGTTCACCGAAGCTTCGTTTGATGGAGTATTAATTGGCGTAGGTTCTTTGGGTAGCACACTAGCGGAAATTTGGTCAAAGTCAGGATGGGGAAGATGGTCTTTATTTGATAACGATTCTATAGCACCTCACAATGTTTTTCGGCATTTGGCGAAAGAAAAGGATATTGGGAGAAAAAAAGCAGAGCTTGTTGCAGAATTAATGAACCAGAATTATTCACCAGGTAATCCATTAGTTACTTATACTCCCAAGAGGTTTAGTCCAACTATATTGGCAGAAACTTTGTCTGATAATAAATCTATTGATCTGATCGTGGATGCAAGTGCATCAAGCTTTTTACTTCGAGATATCTCATTTTCAAATGAACTTCCTCGAGCTTGTTCCTTGTTTTTTAATCAGATCGGTACGGGTGGAGTATTATTTTTAGAGGATATCGAAAGATCAAAAAGGTTAGATTTTATAGAAGCCTCCTACTTAAGAGCATTAATAACTGAAGAATGGGGTGAAAATTTTCTTCAAAATAATATTCCAATGCAAAGGGTAGGTGCAAGTTGTAGTGACCTTTCAGTGGTTCTATCATATGAAAGGGTAATTTTACTTTCATCTTCACTGTCAAATTTGCTTCGCTTAAAACTTAAATCTAATAATGCAAGACTTTGTATTTTAAAATTAAATTCTGAGACTGGGCATATGGACACTTATGAGGTCGAACTCTTTAGCCCAAAGAGTATTGAAATTAACGGATGGAATATTTTTTATGATAGCTTTATTGAAGACAAATTAAAACGGTTAAGAGCTTCAAATCTACCAAAAGAGACTGGCGGAGTCGTAATAGGATACACAGATCAGAAAACAAAGTCCATATATATTGTTGATATAACAAATGAACCTCGAGATAGTAGGTCTTCGACTTCTGGATTCGAGCGTGGTTGCGAGGGCTTAAAAGAGTATCTTGATAAAGTAAAAAAAAGAACGTCTGAAAATTGTGATTATATTGGAGATTGGCATTCTCATCCAGCAGGACATTCTTCAGAAGCCAGCCTAACAGATTTAACATCGTTGAACGAATTTGCGAAAGTAATGAATTCAGAAGGAATGCCAATATTAATGATTATTGTCAGTGAAGATATAAGATTTTATATAAAATAG
- a CDS encoding patatin-like phospholipase family protein — translation MSREIGKISLALSGGGVRAATFHAGLLRYLAEKGKLEQVTNLSTVSGGSLLIGLMYSLNNNKFPTSKDYLDRISTELKTTLTSKSLQKTAFLSLFFNIQNWIHFFSRAFVLAEALEKCWGIKGKLKDIPSIPVWSINATTAETGKRFRFKGQKMGEYTLGYADASNFPLSHAMAVSAAFPGGIGPLELRKNSFYWQKRNSWDSSEEDVTITNNETINLYDGGVYDNLGIEPLFDCGRQELKLQGNEPIDFLIVSDAGLPLEKTSIPGFLNPLRFYRLFNLALDQTRSLRVRSFVNFIDRTQRGAYVYIGSYSMNENEEGYSILTNKSRMKVAFYPTSLSQMKVIEFTEIEMQGYETAKAILKL, via the coding sequence ATGTCGAGAGAAATTGGGAAAATAAGTTTGGCTTTATCGGGAGGAGGAGTTAGGGCTGCGACATTCCATGCGGGTTTGTTGCGATATTTAGCTGAGAAAGGAAAGTTAGAACAAGTAACTAATTTATCAACGGTATCTGGCGGAAGTTTATTGATCGGGTTAATGTATTCACTTAATAATAATAAATTTCCCACTTCTAAAGATTATTTGGATCGTATATCAACTGAATTGAAAACTACTCTAACAAGTAAATCATTGCAGAAAACTGCATTTTTGAGCCTATTTTTTAATATCCAAAACTGGATTCATTTTTTTTCTAGAGCCTTCGTATTGGCAGAGGCTTTAGAAAAATGTTGGGGTATTAAAGGAAAGCTTAAGGATATACCTTCAATTCCAGTATGGTCTATTAATGCAACGACAGCTGAAACTGGCAAAAGATTCCGATTCAAAGGTCAAAAGATGGGAGAATATACTTTAGGTTATGCCGATGCAAGTAATTTTCCATTGAGTCATGCAATGGCAGTCTCAGCTGCTTTTCCAGGTGGGATTGGTCCACTAGAGTTACGAAAGAATAGTTTCTATTGGCAAAAGAGAAATAGTTGGGATTCAAGTGAAGAAGATGTAACGATCACAAATAATGAGACAATCAATTTATATGATGGTGGAGTATATGACAATTTAGGAATTGAACCACTCTTTGATTGCGGACGACAGGAATTAAAATTACAGGGAAATGAACCAATCGATTTTTTAATTGTCTCAGATGCTGGATTGCCCCTCGAGAAAACTTCAATCCCAGGATTTCTTAATCCTTTGAGGTTCTATCGTTTGTTTAACTTAGCATTGGATCAAACCAGGTCGCTGAGAGTAAGATCATTCGTGAATTTCATCGATAGAACTCAAAGAGGTGCATATGTCTATATAGGCTCCTATTCGATGAATGAGAATGAAGAGGGTTATTCTATTCTAACGAACAAATCCAGAATGAAAGTCGCATTTTATCCTACCTCATTATCTCAAATGAAAGTAATAGAATTTACAGAAATAGAGATGCAAGGATATGAAACAGCAAAAGCAATACTAAAATTATAA
- a CDS encoding C40 family peptidase, translated as MNIDWHIGWEISRAKEFGFRHTGVVYGKDIFGNILILHNHQRNNVEIVTLNEFLGGEQIFQIRKPSLPIREVIQNMKLALNETKRYNLTTFNCQHFSSSIVDGFESSSAVKGLLTIAAFAGITYFMNKLNLTS; from the coding sequence ATGAATATAGATTGGCACATAGGTTGGGAGATATCAAGAGCGAAGGAATTCGGATTTAGACATACAGGTGTAGTATATGGAAAAGATATCTTTGGAAACATACTTATTCTTCATAATCATCAACGCAATAATGTTGAAATTGTAACTTTAAATGAGTTTCTAGGCGGGGAACAAATCTTTCAAATTCGCAAACCAAGTCTTCCTATTAGAGAAGTCATTCAAAATATGAAGCTGGCATTAAATGAAACCAAAAGATATAATCTGACAACCTTTAATTGCCAGCATTTTAGCAGTTCAATTGTGGATGGATTTGAATCATCATCTGCAGTCAAAGGATTACTTACGATAGCCGCATTTGCAGGTATCACATATTTTATGAATAAACTAAATTTGACTTCTTAA